The Vanessa atalanta chromosome 2, ilVanAtal1.2, whole genome shotgun sequence genome has a segment encoding these proteins:
- the LOC125074329 gene encoding spectrin alpha chain isoform X5 yields MEQIPPPKEVKILETAEDIQERREQVLNRYEDFKQEARAKREKLEDSRRFQYFKRDADELESWIQEKLQAASDESYKDPTNLQAKIQKHQAFEAEVAAHSNAIVVLDNTGSEMISAGHFESETIRKRLDELHRLWELLLSRLAEKGMKLQQALVLVQFLRHCDEVMFWIHDKETFVCADEFGSDLEHVEVLQRKFDEFQKDMAAQEYRVTEVNQLAERLVLEGHPERETIVKRKDELNEAWQRLRQMALMRQERLFGAHEIQRFNRDADETIAWISEKDVVLGSDDYGRDLATVQTLQRKHEGVERDLAALEDKVATLDGEAARLAAIHADHAPAIHSKRDEIAQAWQRLVQKAQERRTELESSHALHRFLADYRDLVSWMSDIRALIAADDLDDEAAWIREKEPIIASTNRGRDLIGVQNLMKKHQAVMGEMAQHEARVEAVRAAGAALRDAGHFAAADIAARLHALHHTWTQLQEKALQRKQDLEDSLQAQQYFADANEAESWMREKEPMANTQDYGKDEDSSEALLKKHEALLSDLEAFGNTIKALREQANSCRQQESPVVDVSGKECVVALYDYAEKSPREVSMKRGDVLTLLNSNNKDWWKVEVNDRQGFVPAAYVKKIDAGLSSSQQNLVDSSSIAARQTQIEAQYDNLLALARERQNKLNETVKAYVLVREAAELATWIKDKEMHAQVQDVGEDLEQVEVMQKKFDDFQNDLRANEVRLAEMNEIAVQLMTVGQTEAALKIKTQMQELNSKWTSLQQLTAERAAQLGSAHEVQRFHRDVDETKDWIAEKEQALATDDLGRDLRSVQTLQRKHEGLERDLAALGDKIRQLDDTANRLMATHGDSADATYSKQREINEAWHQLQARANARKEKLLDSYDLQRFLSDYRDLMAWINSMMALVSSEELANDVTGAEALLERHQTQRLEIDAHYGIQPQEHRTEMDARAGTFQALELFGQQLLQGGHYASVDIQDKLNAMADARQDLERAWVARRMKLDQNLELQLFYRDCEQAEAWMGAREAFLAPPPAADAPDAADNVEQLIKKHEDFDKAINAHEEKIAQLQTLADQLIASDHYAADPIDKKRKQVLDRWRHLKEALIEKRSRLGDEQTLQQFSRDADEMENWIAEKLQLATEESYKDPANIQSKHQKHQAFEAELAANAERIQSVLAMGGNLVQRGQCSGSEDAVQARLASIADQWEFLTQKTTEKSLKLKEANKQRTYIAAVKDLDFWLGEVESLLTSEDSGKDLASVQNLMKKHQLVEADIQAHEDRINDMNAQADALVSSGQFDSAGIGSRRAAINERFERVRALAAHRRARLHEANTLHQFFRDIADEESWIKEKKLLVASDDYGRDLTGVQNLLKKHKRLEAELASHEPAVQAVQEAGEKLKDVSNVGVAEIEQRLRALAQAWDALQALAAERGAKLQQSLAYQQFLAKLDEEEAWISEKQQLVVVSECGDSMAAVQGLLKKHEALEAELASRGERVRELTAEGERLLAAGNLHSEALAHRLDQLQSKLEKLTSLAARRKAALVDNSAYLQLLWKADVVESWIADKETHVRSDEFGRDLSTVQTLLTKQDTFDAGLAAFEHEGIQNITALKEQLVAAGHEQSAAISRRHGDVIARWQRLLADSAARKQRLLQLQDQFRQIEELYLTFAKKASAFNSWFENAEEDLTDPVRCNSIEEIRALRDAHAQFQASLSSAQSDFEALAELDAQIKSFNVGANPYTWFTMEALEETWRNLRKIIAERDVELTKEAQRQEENDKLRKEFAKHANAFHQWLTETRYRLLGWDGTSMMEGTGSLEAQLAALRQRATEVRARRSDLRRLEELGAALEEHLILDNRYTEHSTVGLAQQWDQLDQLSMRMQHNLEQQIQARNHSGVSEDALKEFSMMFKHFDKDRSGRLNHHEFKSCLRALGYDLPMVEEGQPDPEFEAILNVVDPNRDGQVSLQEYMAFMISKETENVQSSEEIENAFRAITAHQDRAYVTKDELYANLTKEMADYCVARMKPYVDSKTERPIPNALDYIDFTRTLFQN; encoded by the exons ATGGAGCAGATTCCACCTCCTAAGGAGGTGAAAATCCTTGAGACAGCGGAGGATATTCAAGAGCGTCGTGAGCAG GTCCTCAACCGTTATGAAGACTTTAAGCAAGAGGCTCGGGCTAAGCGCGAGAAGTTGGAGGACTCCCGTCGGTTCCAGTACTTCAAGCGCGATGCTGACGAGCTTGAATCGTGGATCCAGGAGAAATTGCAAGCTGCTAGTGATGAGAGTTACAAAGATCCTACGAACTTGCAG GCCAAGATACAAAAGCATCAGGCATTCGAGGCGGAGGTTGCCGCTCACTCTAACGCCATTGTAGTTCTGGACAACACCGGCAGTGAGATGATATCTGCTGGTCATTTTGAATCCGAGACAATTCGCAAGAGGCTCGACGAGCTGCACCGCTTGTGGGAGCTTCTGCTGTCTCGTCTCGCCGAGAAAGGCATGAAGCTGCAGCAGGCGCTCGTTTTGGTGCAGTTCCTGCGCCATTGCGATGAAGTTATGTTCTGGATTCATGACAag gaAACTTTCGTATGTGCGGACGAATTCGGCTCAGATCTGGAGCACGTCGAAGTTCTGCAGCGCAAGTTTGACGAGTTCCAAAAGGACATGGCGGCGCAAGAGTACCGCGTCACTGAAGTCAACCAGCTCGCCGAGCGACTCGTGCTGGAGGGACATCCCGAACGAGAGACCATTGTGAAGAGGAAAGAT GAATTAAATGAAGCCTGGCAGCGTCTTCGTCAAATGGCGCTGATGCGTCAGGAGCGCCTGTTCGGCGCGCACGAGATACAACGCTTCAACCGCGACGCAGACGAGACCATCGCCTGGATCTCGGAGAAGGACGTAGTGCTGGGATCGGATGATTACGGTCGAGATCTGGCTACAGTGCAGACTCTGCag CGCAAACACGAAGGTGTGGAACGAGACCTGGCTGCATTAGAAGATAAAGTGGCCACACTCGACGGCGAGGCTGCGCGCCTGGCCGCCATACACGCAGACCACGCACCCGCCATACATTCCAAGCGCGATGAGATCGCCCAGGCGTGGCAGAGACTCGTACAAAAAGCTCAG gAACGCCGCACCGAGCTGGAGTCGTCGCACGCCCTGCACCGCTTCCTGGCCGACTACCGCGACCTCGTCTCGTGGATGAGCGACATCCGCGCGCTCATCGCGGCCGAC GACCTCGACGACGAGGCCGCCTGGATCCGCGAAAAGGAACCAATAATCGCATCGACCAACAGAG GTCGCGACCTGATCGGAGTGCAGAACCTGATGAAGAAGCACCAGGCGGTGATGGGCGAGATGGCGCAGCACGAGGCGCGCGTGGAGGCCgtgcgcgcggcgggcgcggcgctgcGCGACGCCGGACACTTCGCCGCCGCCGACATCGCCGCGCGCCTGCACGCGCTGCACCACACCTGGACGCAGCTGCAGGAGAAGGCGCTGCAG CGCAAACAAGACCTCGAGGACTCGCTCCAAGCGCAGCAGTACTTCGCCGACGCCAACGAGGCGGAGTCGTGGATGCGCGAGAAGGAGCCGATGGCGAACACGCAGGACTACGGCAAGGACGAGGACTCGTCGGAGGCTCTGCTCAAGAAGCACGAGGCCCTGCTCTCTGATCTCGAGGCCTTCGGAAATACCATCAAGGCGCTGCGGGAGCAGGCCAACTCCTGTCGG CAACAGGAGTCGCCGGTGGTGGACGTGTCGGGCAAGGAGTGCGTGGTGGCGCTGTACGACTACGCGGAGAAGTCTCCGCGCGAGGTGTCCATGAAGCGCGGCGACGTGCTCACGCTGCTCAACTCCAACAACAAG GATTGGTGGAAAGTGGAGGTCAACGATCGTCAGGGCTTCGTACCGGCGGCCTACGTTAAGAAAATCGACGCCGGTCTCTCGTCCTCGCAACAAAACCTCGTCGATTCCAGCTCTATCGCTGCCAGGCAGACTCAG atcgAGGCCCAGTATGATAATCTGCTAGCTTTGGCCCGCGAGCGCCAGAACAAACTCAACGAGACTGTAAAGGCGTACGTGCTCGTGAGAGAAGCGGCGGAGCTCGCAACATGGATCAAGGACAAG GAGATGCACGCGCAAGTGCAAGACGTCGGCGAAGACCTGGAACAGGTGGAGGTTATGCAGAAGAAGTTCGACGACTTCCAGAACGACCTGCGCGCCAACGAGGTGCGCCTCGCCGAGATGAACGAGATCGCCGTGCAGCTCATGACGGTCGGGCAGACCGAGGCCGCGCTCAAGATCAAGACGCAGATGCAG GAGCTGAACTCGAAGTGGACGTCGCTGCAGCAGCTGACGGCGGAGCGCGCGGCGCAGCTGGGCTCGGCGCACGAGGTGCAGCGCTTCCACCGGGACGTGGACGAGACCAAGGACTGGATCGCAGAGAAGGAGCAGGCGCTCGCCACCGACGACCTCGGCCGCGACCTGCGCTCCGTGCAGACGCTGCAGC GTAAGCACGAGGGCCTGGAACGTGATCTGGCGGCACTTGGAGACAAAATTCGCCAGCTGGACGACACCGCCAACCGGCTGATGGCCACGCACGGGGACTCGGCCGACGCCACGTACAGCAAGCAGCGCGAGATCAACGAGGCCTGGCATCAGCTGCAGGCGCGCGCCAACGCGCGCAAGGAGAAGTTGCTCGACTCGTACGACCTCCAGAG ATTCCTGTCTGATTATCGCGACCTGATGGCATGGATTAACTCCATGATGGCACTCGTGAGCTCGGAAGAACTTGCCAATGACGTCACAGGCGCCGAGGCTCTCCTCGAAAGACACCAG ACCCAGCGATTGGAGATAGATGCGCATTACGGCATACAGCCGCAG GAGCACCGCACCGAGATGGACGCACGCGCCGGCACGTTCCAGGCCTTGGAACTGTTCGGGCAGCAGCTGCTGCAAGGCGGACACTACGCCAGCGTCGACATCCAGGACAAGCTCAACGCCATGGCCGATGCGCGACAGGACCTCGAGAG AGCGTGGGTCGCGCGCCGCATGAAGCTGGACCAGAACCTGGAGCTGCAGCTGTTCTACCGCGACTGCGAGCAGGCGGAGGCGTGGATGGGCGCGCGCGAGGCGTTCCtggcgccgccgcccgccgccgacGCGCCCGACGCCGCCGACAACGTCGAGCAGCTCATCAAGAAGCACGAGGACTTCGACAAGGCCATCAATGCGCAC GAGGAAAAGATCGCTCAACTCCAAACCCTCGCCGATCAACTGATCGCTTCTGATCACTATGCGGCGGACCCTATCGACAAGAAACGTAAGCAAGTGCTGGACCGATGGCGACACCTGAAAGAGGCGCTCATCGAGAAACGATCCAG GTTGGGTGATGAACAAACTTTGCAACAATTTTCGCGTGATGCCGATGAAATGGAGAACTGGATCGCAGAAAAATTGCAACTCGCTACCGAAGAAAGTTACAAg GATCCAGCAAACATCCAGTCCAAACATCAAAAGCACCAGGCATTCGAGGCAGAGTTGGCTGCAAACGCAGAGCGTATTCAGTCTGTGCTAGCAATGGGAGGAAACCTCGTGCAGCGTGGACAGTGCAGCGGCAGCGAGGACGCGGTGCAG GCTCGCCTGGCGTCCATCGCAGATCAATGGGAATTCTTGACTCAAAAAACAACAGAGAAGTCGCTCAAGTTGAAGGAGGCCAACAAACAACGCACCTACATCGCCGCCGTTAAGGACCTTGATTTTTGGCTCGGAGAG GTTGAAAGTCTATTGACCTCTGAAGATTCCGGCAAGGATTTGGCATCAGTGCAAAATCTTATGAAGAAACATCAACTCGTTGAAGCCGACATTCAAGCTCACGAAGATCGCATCAATG ACATGAACGCGCAGGCGGACGCGCTGGTGTCGTCGGGGCAGTTCGACAGCGCCGGCATCGGCTCGCGCCGCGCCGCCATCAACGAGCGCTTCGAGCGCGTGCGGGCGCTCGCCGCGCACCGCCGCGCGCGCCTGCACGAGGCCAACACGCTGCACCAGTTCTTCCGCGACATCGCCGACGAGGAGTCCTGGATCAA agAGAAGAAGCTTCTCGTTGCATCGGATGACTACGGTCGCGACTTGACCGGTGTACAAAATCTACTCAAGAAGCACAAACGGCTCGAGGCCGAGCTCGCGAGCCACGAACCCGCGGTCCAGGCCGTGCAGGAGGCTGGCGAGAAGTTGAAGGACGTGAGCAACGTAGGCGTCGCTGAGATCGAGCAGCGTCTGCGTGCGCTCGCGCAGGCCTGGGATGCCCTGCAAGCGCTGGCGGCCGAACGGGGAGCCAAACTGCAGCAGTCACTCGCATACCAGCAGTTCCTGGCCAAACTGGACGAAGAGGAGGCCTGGATCAG CGAAAAGCAACAGCTGGTAGTAGTGAGCGAGTGCGGCGATAGCATGGCGGCAGTGCAAGGCCTGCTAAAGAAGCACGAGGCGCTGGAGGCGGAGTTGGCGTCGCGCGGAGAGCGCGTGCGCGAGCTGACGGCAGAGGGAGAGCGTCTGCTGGCCGCCGGGAACTTGCACTCGGAGGCGTTGGCGCACCGATTGGACCAACTGCAG TCTAAACTGGAGAAGTTGACATCTCTTGCGGCCCGTCGCAAGGCTGCGCTCGTGGACAATTCTGCGTACCTACAATTGCTGTGGAAGGCAGACGTAGTTGAATCCTGGATAGCAGACAAGGAGACCCACGTCCGCTCCGACGAGTTCGGACGTGACTTATCCACTGTGCAAACTCTGCTCACCAAGCAGGATACTTTCGATGCAG GTCTTGCCGCTTTCGAGCATGAGGGTATCCAGAACATAACAGCTCTGAAAGAGCAGCTTGTAGCCGCCGGCCACGAACAAAGTGCGGCTATTTCGCGCCGTCACGGTGATGTCATTGCGCGTTGGCAGCGTCTGCTCGCCGACTCGGCCGCACGCAAACAACGCCTGCTTCAACTACAGGACCAGTTCAGACAAATCGAAGAACTGTATCTCACGTTTGCGAAGAAG gcATCAGCATTCAACTCTTGGTTTGAAAACGCAGAAGAAGATCTCACTGATCCCGTTCGTTGCAATTCTATTGAAGAAATAAGGGCACTGCGCGATGCGCATGCACAATTCCAG gcgTCGCTGTCTTCAGCACAAAGTGACTTTGAAGCGCTGGCAGAGCTAGACGCGCAAATTAAGTCGTTCAATGTGGGCGCGAACCCTTACACCTGGTTCACAATGGAGGCGCTCGAGGAGACTTGGCGGAACCTGCGCAAGATTATAG CGGAACGCGATGTGGAGCTCACGAAGGAGGCTCAACGTCAAGAGGAGAACGATAAACTGCGCAAAGAATTCGCTAAACACGCCAACGCCTTCCATCAATGGTTGACTGAGACTCG GTACCGGCTGCTAGGCTGGGACGG AACATCTATGATGGAGGGTACTGGTTCCCTTGAGGCACAGCTGGCAGCCCTGCGTCAACGCGCAACTGAAGTGCGTGCCCGACGTAGCGACTTGCGTCGATTGGAGGAACTCG GAGCGGCGCTCGAAGAACATCTCATTTTGGACAACCGTTACACGGAGCACAGTACGGTGGGACTGGCGCAACAGTGGGATCAACTCGACCAGCTGTCCATGCGTATGCAGCACAACCTTGAGCAACAGATTCAGGCCAGGAACCACTCTG gCGTGAGCGAGGACGCTCTTAAAGAGTTCTCGATGATGTTCAAACACTTCGACAAGGATCGCTCTGGTCGCCTCAACCACCACGAGTTCAAGTCGTGTCTGCGTGCGCTCGGGTACGACCTACCCATGGTCGAGGAAGGCCAGCCTGACCCAGAGTTTGAGGCTATACTCA ATGTCGTGGATCCCAATCGTGACGGGCAAGTCTCTCTGCAAGAGTACATGGCATTCATGATCAGTAAGGAGACTGAGAACGTGCAGTCATCCGAAGAGATTGAGAACGCATTCCGCGCGATCACTGCACACCAGGATCGCGCATACGTCACCAAGGACGAACTATATGCT AACCTTACAAAGGAGATGGCAGACTATTGCGTGGCGCGTATGAAGCCCTACGTGGATTCGAAGACCGAGCGCCCCATCCCCAACGCACTCGATTACATCGACTTCACACGCACGCTCTTCCAGAACTAA